In Eupeodes corollae chromosome 3, idEupCoro1.1, whole genome shotgun sequence, a single genomic region encodes these proteins:
- the LOC129951147 gene encoding uncharacterized protein LOC129951147 isoform X1 encodes MHNSVSDISSEMSFEEKLITAIQNHTCLYNKQSLSYRKKSIKRNAWYKVAEDVGTDVNECRHRWRSLRDRYVREVRSKSKNCKWKYMSLLSFLNPQLNSRNSSYDNSSITITDDDDDDDDDVGSCSNNSGLNTTIAHEENKTYPKEECSETPISKLDEEKVVVDLEEPTQVVIEDSDVEIDEISSSNPMAFVQFINDEKKSRTDSVDLDERFEVNHPEINNPIRSRNENYYKTLDSYMLQLPLNVQDDLKIEILNRVYCEVKSLKPF; translated from the exons ATGCATAATTCAGTTTCAGATATTTCAAGTGAAatgagttttgaagaaaaattaatcaCAGCGATACAAAATCATACCTGTCTTTATAATAAGCAATCACTCTCGtatcgaaaaaaatcaatcaaaaggAATGCATGGTATAAAGTGGCAGAAGATGTGGGAACCGatg TAAATGAATGTCGACATCGTTGGCGATCTCTTCGTGACCGATATGTGAGGGAAGTAAGatccaaatcaaaaaattgcaaatggAAATATATGAGTCTTCTTTCATTTCTCAATCCTCAGTTAAATTCACg AAACAGTAGTTATGACAATAGCAGTATAACGATAAcggatgacgatgacgacgacgacgacgacgtaggGTCGTGTAGTAATAACTCAGGATTAAATACTACTATCGCTCATGAAGAGAACAAAACATATCCGAAGGAAGAATGTTCGGAAACGCCAATTTCGAAATTGGACGAAGAGAAGGTGGTAGTAGATCTAGAAGAACCAACGCAGGTAGTGATAGAAGATTCGGATGTAGAAATCGACGAAATATCATCATCAAATCCTATGGCATTCGTTCAGTTTATAAATGATGAAAAGAAAAGCAGAACTGATTCGGTAGATTTGGATGAAAG GTTTGAAGTTAATCATCCGGAGATAAATAATCCAATAAGAAGTCGAAATGAAAACTattacaaaactcttgatagtTATATGCTTCAGCTGCCTTTGAATGTGCAAGATGatctaaaaatagaaatactCAATAGAGTTTATTGTGAAGTAAAAAGTTTGAaacctttttaa
- the LOC129951147 gene encoding uncharacterized protein LOC129951147 isoform X2, protein MHNSVSDISSEMSFEEKLITAIQNHTCLYNKQSLSYRKKSIKRNAWYKVAEDVGTDVNECRHRWRSLRDRYVREVRSKSKNCKWKYMSLLSFLNPQLNSRSYDNSSITITDDDDDDDDDVGSCSNNSGLNTTIAHEENKTYPKEECSETPISKLDEEKVVVDLEEPTQVVIEDSDVEIDEISSSNPMAFVQFINDEKKSRTDSVDLDERFEVNHPEINNPIRSRNENYYKTLDSYMLQLPLNVQDDLKIEILNRVYCEVKSLKPF, encoded by the exons ATGCATAATTCAGTTTCAGATATTTCAAGTGAAatgagttttgaagaaaaattaatcaCAGCGATACAAAATCATACCTGTCTTTATAATAAGCAATCACTCTCGtatcgaaaaaaatcaatcaaaaggAATGCATGGTATAAAGTGGCAGAAGATGTGGGAACCGatg TAAATGAATGTCGACATCGTTGGCGATCTCTTCGTGACCGATATGTGAGGGAAGTAAGatccaaatcaaaaaattgcaaatggAAATATATGAGTCTTCTTTCATTTCTCAATCCTCAGTTAAATTCACg TAGTTATGACAATAGCAGTATAACGATAAcggatgacgatgacgacgacgacgacgacgtaggGTCGTGTAGTAATAACTCAGGATTAAATACTACTATCGCTCATGAAGAGAACAAAACATATCCGAAGGAAGAATGTTCGGAAACGCCAATTTCGAAATTGGACGAAGAGAAGGTGGTAGTAGATCTAGAAGAACCAACGCAGGTAGTGATAGAAGATTCGGATGTAGAAATCGACGAAATATCATCATCAAATCCTATGGCATTCGTTCAGTTTATAAATGATGAAAAGAAAAGCAGAACTGATTCGGTAGATTTGGATGAAAG GTTTGAAGTTAATCATCCGGAGATAAATAATCCAATAAGAAGTCGAAATGAAAACTattacaaaactcttgatagtTATATGCTTCAGCTGCCTTTGAATGTGCAAGATGatctaaaaatagaaatactCAATAGAGTTTATTGTGAAGTAAAAAGTTTGAaacctttttaa